The Myripristis murdjan chromosome 6, fMyrMur1.1, whole genome shotgun sequence sequence GGTTTccccagacttttttttttcaggggttTCATTAGCCATGTATTCATCTCATTCAGGAAATTCAGCTCCACTGAGAAGTCTAGCTAGCTCAGCCAGACCGTCACCGACACGTCACGCTGCAGATCTTTCTAGTGCTGTGCTGAATcatactgtctgtctgaccagcTTTGCACACTGTTCTGACAAATAACTGTGAAGTGCTCTTAGTGATGCTGTTTGCAACAGGCGACTGACAGAGTTCAATCAATGCATCCgccagagaaaagggagagactAATGAGATTTTCCCTCCTTGTCTCTCAGTCAtctcacagcacagacacactgtgactgtcaaatctACTTTGAAAAGACTATCTCTCCCTGCTTCAGATATCTATTTGTGTCAGCTCCTTTGccaaaatgtttcttttcatgaaatatgattttaatattCTGCATACAGAATATTTAGTTGGCATACTTGTCTAGGGTGAAACACAATAAATGAGCAACTAtaggattcagtgtcttgcatAAGGAAACTTCAATAGAACCCTTTCCCACAGATTATGGGATGGTCACTAGGCCACCCGCTGCCCATCCTTGGGAGAATTTCATAAAATTTGAACATGACTTAAGGTTTACTATGCAAAATGATTGAAGTGAGGATTGTTTCGAGTCAACAATCCAATTCTGtgctttttccatgtttttttgtcatttgagtctaaagggtGCTCATTGTAAGTCTGACAATAGGAACAATGTTGAGTAaaccatcaaatttcatgcttattcaACTTTCTTTTGTCCCATTGAATATAAaaggtcctcacttaaatcgaTCTCAGCGATTTTGCATAGTGGACCTTTAAAGGGATGATAAACCCATGAAATGTGGATTTTCTCATTATGTATTATGTTTGAGATTTGCAAGTCCCTAATAGTCAGAAAGTGTAATTAAACGCTGCGTTTTCTACAGAAACACATTCCAGCAGGACTGGGTAGGTTTTAGTGCCCTCAACAATATGTAAACTAATGTTTTCATAGCTAACATTGATGTCAGGCTCACACGCTTGAAAATGACACTGTAAAGGCTTGTAGTATTACAGCTGATGTGGGAAAAGTCCATGTCTGAAGTCATGGCTGGCTAAAGCTCTGTATTAGATTGATTTTAccttaccatccctttaaataaacaatttctCAATTTCACACCAACGTTGACTTTGGCAACAAACAACCATGGTACGCCACTAGTCTTTAAAGAGCTGGCATGATTCTCTGATTGCCTACCTTAGGGGCAAAGCTAAATTTGACTGCACAGCACACAGCCCTAATCACTTGCATCAAAACAATCATTAACTAACCTCCTGCTGCCTCCCTGTTTCTCAGActccctccacacacagacTAGACTCACCacaacaccacagacacactttccTCACACCTCTCAACCATGTCCCATTGTCACCTCGACAGAGTTCCTACAAACCtggacctcacacacactcagcaagcAACAGTGACCAGGACcaagcagcacacacatcacatagATCCTGGCAAGCAAACATGTGACCACATAGATGCAGATGTATGGCACGTGTGCAAACTAGACTGAAGCTTGTGGAGCCTCAGACACCACATACATGCCTGCAGGTGTCAAGCATGAAAATTATGCTTTAGAGTGTACCCATGAGTGTATAAGTTAAATGACAGAACATGCAGTTCAAACACTGCATTCAATAAAATGCCATCATAAGTATCTGTCCCGTGCGTCCTGTATATACATAAATAGATTATCATGCTCAGCAGTTGGTGCCTctgttgcatttacattttgcatgtgCGCTCTGTATCTTGACAAGCAATATTCAGACAGGCAGCCCAGCACATTCAGATTCTGCAAAACTGATTCAaatcataaattaaaaatggcatttttccACACTGAAGGCTCGCACCACCATGATATTTCTTCGTGTGTGCAAGGTTGTGCATTTCGCTTCCCTACAGGTCCTTTAATCATTAATACTATGTCAAGTGAAGCTGACTCCGTGTATCTTGTTATATCATTGAGCAGCACTAAAATCTACAGTAGAACTTCTTATTCTAGCGCTGCatcaagttttgcttttgaAACAGCCAAGGCCTGAATACACAGCAAATTCTTCAGCGTTCATTACAGTTGATTTTTTCAGTCATAGTTATTTGGAGATGACAAGTGTTGATTGGAGAGCTGTTTGTCCACTCCTATGGCTGATATGGCTCTGGGGCAAGTGCTCACCACTATTATGAGCGTTAAATTATCTCTGATGGGTGTGGACTCATATAAGTGTTGATTATTACAGTCTCTGTGCCAAATTAACTCTGAcaatttgaaaatatgaaaatgcttGTGATGTATGGCTGCCTTATAGCTGTAACAATTACAGAAAATCATTTGCCAGAGGAAATAATATAACTGGCTTGCAAATGCACTGCAAGACACTGCATGCATTAGCTGTCAACTAAATAGACTTTTATTCAAATGTTCATTACAATCTGAAAATCTCTGGTGCACATAAGTCCCGTCAGTTATCACAGAACATGATATGATAAGCATTTTTACAGGGTTTTCATCAGTCACACTTCAGTGTTGTCTTTGTTTATACTGGCACTTTAATTGTTCAGGGTCATAAAACTAAGCCACTGGCTGTAATATGAGTGGAGTCCTCCCACAGGTTAGGAGGTGTTGGCCTCTGACTGCCTCTGAATGGTGTTAGGAGGAAGCCATCTGCTCCTGTTTATGGTTCATTAGCCTTGCTACGGAGGACAGCCAGACTGCCCCCACAGCAACAGGTACAAAAGGCCTGGGCTCTGATAGATGTCACTTCTTCAAATCAGGCTGAGCATTGACCAAATCTGAATTTCTGTTTCAACTTGCTCTTCACTCCCAAACTAGCAAAAGAAGGTCACAAAACAACAATACGGGAAATAATTACTAGTCAGAGATGTGGATTTTCTGGTTCTAATGGCATGGTGTACTGGAAGATAATTGCCAAAACACTTACCTTCCCAGAAGTCCATAGGCATACTGTGAATCTGCCAGCAGTAACGTGATCTCGTCTTTTTGCATGGATATGGCACACTCCTCCAGGGCCTACATGTGTCAACAGCAGTGTGTtattttgaccaatcagcacgCATTATTTATTGGCAGCCTTTTACAGAATTACTGCAAATGCATTTTGGCATATCTTAGCATTGTGTAATTTGCTTTCCTTAACTTTGCATAGCACAGACATTTAGCTTGTGTTGTCTCTGCTTTGCTCACTGATGAAGTGTGAAAAGATGCAATAGTTCTGTATTAGTAAAAACTGCACTGTAAGAAAGACTGACAGCTTAAAAGCACCTGGGTTACATCTCCCTCTCCAATAACAAAGACAAGCTTGCAGTCCTTCTCCACCACAGTGCGGTCCTCCAGGACACCCTGCATTTTGACAGTGACCTCCTGGCCCCAGGTGGGGTTGGGGGTTTGCGGGGTCGCGGGCTCCAGCACTTTCTTCCTAAGCAGCCGGTCATCTGGGTGGGGAAGGGAGAGAAGGTCATGTAGGGGGAAGGGAGCTAATCTCCTACACTAGTTGTTGGTAAACAAATGCTCAGAAACAGCTGCTGTACATTGTTGTCACTGATCTTGATCTCAGTCACATTTTGTTAGCATAATTTGccttagttttgttttgtggccGATTTTAGTGCAAAATTTAATCTAATATAAAGTTATGGaagtttgttttcaaaatgtcttcCAGTCTTAAGTACAAATTATATAGCCGTGTATGAGGTGCACTATTATGTACTGTGCACTGAAATATCTTCAAGCCTACCTGTGATGTCCTCCCAATCGTCAGCCACAAACAGCTCCTCAAAAGCAGAGGAAGTCCACTCTTCTACTGCGTAATCTGGAAAGAGACTCTCCCCTGTGCTGTCCCTCTCCTGCACAGATTCTGCTGCCGACGGGTCTTGAAATCGGACTGTCTtccagctgtttgttttcttaagtTTCTTGCTATCATCACATTCTGTATCTCCATTTTCTCCCTCACAGGGGTCAGCTGAGCTCTTGATCACAGTgctgtcactctctcttccaCAGCTCTCTGGTTCGCCCTCTTCTGCCCCAAGTAGCTCCTCGTCTTCCTGCCCAGGCCCATGGGACAGCTCTGTTGGACTGTCCTCATCAAGAACCGCAGAGATGGCCTCCCTTACCTCAGGCTCTGCAGGCTCCAGCTCAAGATCGCTGTTCTCTTCACAACACAGCTGTGTCTCCATCTTACTGCAGGGAGTGAGAGACCATCTGGGGAAGCCTCCAAAAGAGATGATCCTCCTTGTCCAGGTTCTGTTCCACCTAGGTGTGGGCTGGTTGTCCTGTTGTGGATGATGTTTTGCCACCTATGCtcatttacaacaaaaaagtatCTCCATCCATTAGAGACACGgtgtaatatttacaaaaatagACCATGCCCATCAAATTTAATTAAATCCAATTCAGAATGCATCCCTAAATCCTATCCTATCACCTGCAGTTTGCTGAAGAGTTTTGCCCTGTCTGCAGCTGCAGAGTTTATGCAatcctgtctcactctcacttgctctctctcctgcctgtgtcCTCAGTTCACATAGTCCAGAGATGAGGGAGCGACAAGAAATGATCAATATAAAGAAATTGTGCAGCGCAACGAAGCACTCTCAGTCAGCAGGCTTGTATGGTGGTAATCTGTAGGATTAGAAGAGGAAAACCTAATCTGCCAGAACGTCTGTAAGCTTCTTAATGACTTCATCGCGCTGCCCCATAATGCAGTTTCCATGAATGCAGTCCACCAATAAGATCTCAGGGGCTGCAGTCTCTAACTTAATTTGCTTTAAATTACACTAGAGGACCGTTATTTTCACTTTCTAGGATGTAAAGTGTTCGAGGAGGGACGCAGAGCAACCGTGATAATCTGCTGAGCTGACACCAGATTGTATATACTGTTTACAGTGTATAATTGCTTGAGCTGGTTTGGCAAACGCAAGTTCGACAAATAATTCAGAGTGCTTTTTAATATATTCTTTGTccacataatttaaaataatggtCTGTTTTGCTCATGTGTTTACATagacaaaaatataacaaaaaaccTTTTAAACCTACATTAAAGCTAAagctattttaaaaatgaaaatgtcattatcTACTATTCGTCATGTCAGATGAAATACTGGTAAAGTTTGTATGTCAACACAACATGCAGCAGGTTAGCTGCCATAGCTCCATCACTGCCTCTTCTGAAACAGCTGAATGACAGATCAATGTAGACTTTACAGTTCCAAATAAGGCAATAACTGACCATAAAATTCCTCCAAATAGCATAATACAAATGTTCTTAAGTCAAATGATTGTACTCTGGGTCCAGAAGTCCAACATTCACCCCTTTATCACCTAGATTTTCCATACTCACAGATGTTTGATCACCTTACGACTAGTGGATGAGTCTTGCTGCCTTCACGTTCTCCTCATCAGCTTGAAGTTGTGACTATTGTGAATTCAAGTCATCATGCATCCAAATACTTTTTATCCAGCAATAACAAAATGGACCCTGAAACAAAAGTAGTTTTTGATGTCTGTTTTAGAAACCAAGTGCAAACGAGGAGCTTCTTTGAGCTGCGAGTAGCATGAAGAGAAGAGATCTGTAATTGGTATTTTTACAAGGCTACTTGTAAAAGTTAATAGAAAGTGAGACCGTCACATCCTGGCAGTTTGGATATCCTGTAAAACTCagctttcttgtttttattcaccACTTCATTGTGTTGTTCAAGtgcacatcctgacagcatttGAAGGCAGCATCTCTTTGCATCTGTAATGATGGCTTGTGAGCTGtagaagaaatacagaaaatttGGGAGgtaatgaggtaaatattggacATTTGGACCAAAAGTGCAAATGCTTCACTTCAGAATACTTGGATTATGCTGACTGgagtcattttttccttttttagaaCTCTAAGGAAAGGTCTCCATTCACTCCAGCTGATTTGCAAAATGCTGAAGTGAAGCTGTACCAGGCTGTGTTATATTCAGTATGTGTACATGCAACTTATTAATTGGGTTATTCCCCACGTACAGCAGTTATCCAATTTCAGAAACGCCATGTAAACAAGAAATCCAGTTTCCATAATTGGGttaagggattaagagaaacCTGGTTAACAAGGCTAGATTTCTGCTAGAGGACCCCGATGATGGAgcaatatacactactcacaaaaagttagggatatttgggtttcgggtgaaatttatggaaaatggaaaaagttcacgctacagtgatattatatcatgaaagtagggcatttaagtagaagcatacactggtgatttcctcatctcaaacaatttattgaaacaaaagccaacaacagtggtgggtataccacaacaaaaaatgtcaatgtctcaataacttgtcatgtgcccttgagcatcaattacagcttgacaacgacgtctcatgctgttcacaagtcgacttattgtctgctgaggcatggcatcccactcttcttgaagggcggccctcaggtcattgaggttccggggtacagagctccaagcctctacacggcgattcagctgatcccataggttttctatgggattcaggtctgaagcaagtgcaggccactccatttgaggtaccccagtctccagcagccgttccctaatgatgcgacctgaagatgaaattaggcctgtgttggtcatgcaggggcacaatgactggattaatgatgttattcaggtagtatgggcttgtcactgtaccattcacaaagtgtagggcagttctgtactgactagacacacctgcccacacagtaacaccaccaccaccaaaggctcgtctggtgacaacagtggctgatgcatagcgctctccttgacgtctccaacatcgttggcggccatcatttctgctcaacatgaattggctttcatcagagaacagcactgaggcccactggtccctcgtccagcgtaaatgctgcctggcccatgcaagacgatgacacctgtgcctggtggtgtggtcaggtacccttgcaggtcatCTAGCACGCAGACTatgctgatgtaaatggtttcgaatggtctgacgtgacacttgggtgcctctcacctcccttaaacgtgcctggagttgaatggcattcatcatccggttccgcagggcactgttcacaatgaagcggtcatcagtgtgggatgtggccaaaggacgtccacttctatgcctttctgtgactcttccagtctctctgtatctctgttgcaacctactgatgacactctgtgacactctaagctcagtggccacttccgtctgagaacatcctgtttgaagcctcgcaatggcgaggtgctgctgatcaattgttaggtgtcgtcttggtctcatgatgtcaaaatgtgaacagcatgatgaggaggactgtttaaataccaattctaattgaaccaggaaatttattggtcgattcata is a genomic window containing:
- the fkbp16 gene encoding FKBP prolyl isomerase 16 isoform X2; amino-acid sequence: METQLCCEENSDLELEPAEPEVREAISAVLDEDSPTELSHGPGQEDEELLGAEEGEPESCGRESDSTVIKSSADPCEGENGDTECDDSKKLKKTNSWKTVRFQDPSAAESVQERDSTGESLFPDYAVEEWTSSAFEELFVADDWEDITDDRLLRKKVLEPATPQTPNPTWGQEVTVKMQGVLEDRTVVEKDCKLVFVIGEGDVTQALEECAISMQKDEITLLLADSQYAYGLLGREPDIPAWAPLLYQLQLLNVREKPDPLTLPIPDRIRIGNQKRERGNFHFQREEYSLAVRAYCMALDVLTTRTEDGDSAGVVVEEEEVQDYRVKCLNNLATAQLKLEQYGDALHTSRDVLILEPNNVKALFRAGKAIHVELSKLVKRQSGGSDTQQWKAKPANMLGDNVTPFLIPSKKKPSGISWKFLLGALVVALGSLVTSVILTARN
- the fkbp16 gene encoding FKBP prolyl isomerase 16 isoform X1; protein product: METQLCCEENSDLELEPAEPEVREAISAVLDEDSPTELSHGPGQEDEELLGAEEGEPESCGRESDSTVIKSSADPCEGENGDTECDDSKKLKKTNSWKTVRFQDPSAAESVQERDSTGESLFPDYAVEEWTSSAFEELFVADDWEDITDDRLLRKKVLEPATPQTPNPTWGQEVTVKMQGVLEDRTVVEKDCKLVFVIGEGDVTQALEECAISMQKDEITLLLADSQYAYGLLGREPDIPAWAPLLYQLQLLNVREKPDPLTLPIPDRIRIGNQKRERGNFHFQREEYSLAVRAYCMALDVLTTRTEDGDSAGVVVEEEEVQDYRVKCLNNLATAQLKLEQYGDALHTSRDVLILEPNNVKALFRAGKLLSDKGEYKEAMEILKKALKLEPATKAIHVELSKLVKRQSGGSDTQQWKAKPANMLGDNVTPFLIPSKKKPSGISWKFLLGALVVALGSLVTSVILTARN